A region of the Streptomyces sp. NBC_00442 genome:
CGCTTCCCGGCCCACAGTCCGCGGGCCCATGCGATGTCGCGGACTTCGTGGAACTCGCTCGCACCGTGCTGGCGGATCACATCGATCCAGGAGGCGCGGGCGCGGTCGTACGCGGCGCGGGAGTGGTTGTATCCCGTGGCGGGATCGATGTCCTCGATCGCCACACCGGACGCGACGCAGATGGCTATGCGGGCGTCAGCCATGGATGTGAGCCGGTCGGCTTCGCAGGAGGGGCAGTCGAGGGCGCTGCGGGCGTAGTGCATCAGCAGGAGGTTGGCGCGCATGTTCTCTCTTCGGTAATCAGGCCGCGAGCGCGTGCTCAGGCCGTACGGGTTCGTGGTTATAGATCTCGGCGAGGTACTGCCGGAGCTGGTCCTCCCAGTGCTGGGACAGGAGGCTGCCGATCACGACGGCGCCCATCGGAGGAGCGACCACGTCGCCGATCTGCTGCGTGCAGCTCGACCGGGAGCCGGTCCACGGATAGCCGGGGCGGAAGCCGACCAGGAGCGCGGCCTCGTCGAGGCTGAACTTCCTGTCCTTGTCGTGCTCCCAGTACCATCCGCGGATCTTCGAGGTGATGCCCGTGGCGGCCTTGTCGGCACTCCAGCAGTTCCCTCCGGCCGTCCGCCTGACGCCCCGGGTGTTGACGCGGATGCCGGCGGGCCAGTCGAGGGCCTCGGCAGCGGTCGTGGCCGGGAGGGGGGTCTTGGGGGTGAGGGCGCTCATGTCGACGTAGGAGTGGCGGGCGGCCATGAGGAAGACACGCTTGCGACGTGAGGCGAGGCCGTAGTCCACGGCGTCCAGGACGCGGTACTCCGCGCTGCACCAGTCCGCCGACCAGAGTTCCTCGCGTATTCCGTCGAGGATGTTCTCTGGCAGGGCCGAGCTCTGCTCCATGGCCAACCAGCGGAGGTTGTCCCACCGGGCGGTCAGGGTAAGAGCCCAGATCAGCACCTCGGCGAGCAGCCCGATCCGTTCGTCGGTCATCTCGGCTATTGGCGCCCGGACCTCGTCGAGGGTGAGTAG
Encoded here:
- a CDS encoding DNA cytosine methyltransferase, producing MSLTRLDTAGALGTPEELDLSNKTPEELEEIAAPWPVHWLFPPKPGDPERVINLFAGPGGWDVGVRDVLQHDLDTVGVEMHKDASATARAAGFRRIVADVRSLDPKHPALRWVRGLIVSAPCQCWTPAGKRAGQDPRNQDLLLDVFTAAFEATFGHWHDSAECGPCDEADICLICSDPDWDGYSGFTGPLLTLDEVRAPIAEMTDERIGLLAEVLIWALTLTARWDNLRWLAMEQSSALPENILDGIREELWSADWCSAEYRVLDAVDYGLASRRKRVFLMAARHSYVDMSALTPKTPLPATTAAEALDWPAGIRVNTRGVRRTAGGNCWSADKAATGITSKIRGWYWEHDKDRKFSLDEAALLVGFRPGYPWTGSRSSCTQQIGDVVAPPMGAVVIGSLLSQHWEDQLRQYLAEIYNHEPVRPEHALAA